A genome region from Gadus chalcogrammus isolate NIFS_2021 chromosome 7, NIFS_Gcha_1.0, whole genome shotgun sequence includes the following:
- the LOC130386507 gene encoding insulin-like yields MGKTKHDNHQLLGYKVKGFPQFILTANSSQQLKQRSISSTFSSHLPVTSPPTLSMSRLLHAGSIMMVLLALSWSRLEAMPRPRHFCGAHLVDALNLVCGDRGFFYNLTRAVDPMLGFLSPTAGGTRGDEDVAELNVVVQCCHRPCNIFDLQNYCN; encoded by the exons ATGGGAAAGACCAAACATGATAATCACCAGCTCTTGGGGTATAAAGTGAAAGGATTCCCTCAGTTCATTCTCACAGCCAACAGTTCTCAACAGCTGAAGCAGAGAAGCATCTCTTCCACCTTTTCCTCCCATCTACCGGTCACTTCTCCTCCAACCCTCAG TATGTCCCGGTTACTCCACGCTGGTTCCATCATGATGGTGCTGCTGGCCTTGTCCTGGTCCAGACTTGAAGCGATGCCTCGTCCACGACACTTCTGTGGCGCCCACTTAGTGGACGCTCTCAACCTGGTCTGTGGGGACAGGGGCTTCTTCTACAACCTCACGAGAGCTGTGGACCCCATGCTGG GCTTCCTGTCTCCCACGGCAGGCGGAACCAGAGGGGATGAAGATGTGGCTGAACTGAACGTCGTGGTTCAGTGCTGCCACAGACCCTGCAACATCTTTGACCTCCAGAACTACTGCAACTAG
- the nipal4 gene encoding magnesium transporter NIPA4, which translates to MQYINVAEDMCRNGSVVALQCGSLTAECVVQTGSQRPSFPSLTHATASYNTTHTAGSLANSTESFNSAQLIGDAAQVSSYNLSLGVILAIFSAFLIGSSVIVKKKALLQLARQGHTRAGNGGHGYLKDWLWWGGLLTMGLGEVANFVAYLFAPATVVTPLGALSVLISAVLSSYLLGETLNLVGKLGCLLCILGSTLMVIHAPKEEEVTSLQEMTVKLLEPGFLVYASFVLVCCAVLVCYVAPRVGHSNILVYISICSLLGAFTVSSVKGLGIAIRTVFSDASVIGHPLTWILLIALIASILTQVNYLNKALDTFNTLLVYPIYYVFFTSVVLSSSVILFQEWSTMAGVDVAATLGAFLVIVVGVAMLHLFKDVEISVHQLIGQLPTRAKTEERSEERIPPTEGGGGGSKKEDKSGLIDNIYIESLPPMREEGPRVFIIS; encoded by the exons ATGCAATACATCAACGTCGCTGAAGACATGTGCAGAAATG GGTCTGTGGTGGCACTGCAGTGTGGCTCCCTGACAGCAGAGTGTGTGGTCCAGACCGGGTCCCAGAGACCgtctttcccctctctcacccacgCAACGGCATCctacaacaccacacacacggcAG GTTCACTGGCCAACTCAACAGAATCCTTCAATTCAGCACAGTTGATAGGCGACGCAGCTCAAGTCTCCAGCTACAACCTGTCACTGGGCGTAATCCTGGCAATCTTTTCGGCCTTCTTGATAGGTTCAAGTGTGATTGTCAAGAAGAAAGCCCTTCTGCAATTGGCCAGACAGGGCCATACCAGAGCAG GTAATGGAGGTCATGGGTATCTTAAGGACTGGTTATGGTGGGGTGGTCTTCTAACCA TGGGTTTAGGGGAGGTGGCTAACTTTGTGGCGTATCTCTTCGCACCTGCTACTGTGGTGACTCCCCTCGGTGCCCTCAGTGTCCTCATTAG TGCAGTTCTGTCCTCCTACCTGTTGGGGGAGACACTTAACCTGGTGGGAAAGCTGGGTTGCCTCCTGTGTATACTGGGCAGCACGCTCATGGTCATCCATGCCCCAAAAGaggaggaagtgacatcacttCAGGAGATGACTGTGAAACTCCTTGAGCCAG ggtTCCTGGTGTATGCGTCCTTCGTGCTGGTGTGCTGTGCGGTACTGGTGTGCTACGTGGCTCCTCGTGTGGGACACAGCAACATCCTGGTGTACATCAGTAtctgctctctgctgggagCCTTCACCGTGTCCTCTGTTAAGGGCCTGGGCATTGCCATACgcacag tCTTCTCTGATGCCTCTGTGATTGGTCATCCTCTTACCTGGATTCTACTCATCGCCCTCATTGCCTCAATATTAACACAG gtgaacTATCTCAACAAGGCTCTGGACACGTTCAACACCCTGCTGGTCTACCCCATCTACTACGTGTTCTTCACCTCGGTGGTGCTGTCCAGCTCCGTCATCCTCTTCCAGGAGTGGAGCACCATGGCCGGTGTTGACGTGGCCGCCACGCTGGGCGCCTTCCTGGTCATCGTCGTGGGCGTGGCCATGCTCCACCTCTTCAAGGATGTGGAG ATAAGCGTTCACCAGCTGATTGGTCAACTGCCTACGAGGGCGAAGACGGAGGAGCGAAGTGAGGAGAGGATACCACCtactgaaggaggaggaggagggagcaaaAAAGAAGATAAATCTGGACTGATTGACAACATCTACATAGAGAGCCTTCCTCCTATGAGAGAGGAGGGTCCAAGGGTCTTCATCATCAGctga
- the ins gene encoding insulin: MSRLLHAGSIMAVLLALSWSSLEAMAPPQHLCGSHLVDALYLVCGDRGFFYNPKRAVDPMLGFLSPMAGGTRGDKEVAELAFKDQMEEMEKRGIVDQCCHRPCNIFDLQNYCN; the protein is encoded by the exons ATGTCCAGGTTACTCCACGCTGGTTCCATCATGGCGGTGCTGCTGGCCTTGTCCTGGTCCAGTCTTGAGGCGATGGCTCCTCCACAACACCTCTGTGGCTCCCACTTAGTGGACGCTCTCTACCTGGTCTGTGGGGACAGGGGCTTCTTCTACAACCCCAAGAGAGCTGTGGACCCCATGCTGG GCTTCCTGTCTCCCATGGCGGGCGGAACCAGAGGGGATAAAGAGGTGGCTGAACTGGCCTTCAAGGACcagatggaggagatggagaagagaggCATTGTGGATCAGTGCTGCCACAGACCCTGCAACATCTTTGACCTCCAGAACTACTGCAACTAG